AAGAAAGAAAGCCTGTGGCTTTTTCTGCATTTACAGCCAGATCATCTCCCAAAATTCCTGCTGTTTTTTGTGTAGCTATTTTACTGGTAACCGCTACATCATCCATCAATGCAGCAATATCATCTAAAATTGCAAAAAAGCCTGATGCCATATTTTAATATTTTTTTAATCTCTGTTAACTTTCGCAAAAATAAATATTTAATTCTATTTTCAAACGGTTTATTAAAACAATAATTTAAAGAATAAAATGGTGAGATCATTTTGTATCTTTCCAATCTAATGTAAGAAATTAAAACTAAGCCTTGAAAAAATACCTGATCTTTTTATTATTCTCATTTTCAATCCTTCAGTCTCAAGGAATAGAGGATAAACAGATTTTTAAAAAATGTAAAAAAGAGTATTCAAAGAAAGTTTGCCTTTCTGATGAAGATCAGGATGGTATTCTCTTTTACCTTGACAAATGCCCGAAGCAAAGTGGCTCCATAGATAACGAAGGATGTGCATGGCCAGATACTGATAATGACGGAGCCATAGATAAGGATGACGCATGTCCTGATGTAAAAGGGGATCCGGAAAACCAAGGATGCCCATGGCCCGATACGGATGGGGACGGCATTTTGGATAAAGATGATCAATGTCCCACTATTCCTGGAATTGCTGACCTGGGCGGATGTCTCGATAACAATTGTGATGAGTATCTCAAAAAACAGAAAAAGACTCTTGAAGAGTTTAAGGTAAAAAACAATGCTGAAAAGGAAAAGTTTGCTCTGCTTAGAAACGTTATTTTTAACAATATTACCCCAAAATTTCTTTCCGGAAATAATATCATTGTAAGTATTCATGTAAATACCTTCATTAATGATAATATTAAAGACTGCGCTTCCAGATCATCTTTATGGCATGACAAACAATTATTTCTCGACCAGCTTTTCTGGAGTGAAGAAACCTTCAAATATGCTGGCAAGAAATTGAAAAAAAATATCTTTCCCACCGCAGAATTCGGAAAATATCCCATAGCAGACATTTTATTGAAAGCCTATAATGATGATGGATATTATAATTTTATGAAAAACTTTTCAAGAGCTCCCGGTATTCATGATTCTTCTGTTGACTCCAAGATTTACTATTATCCCAGCAGTCCTCAAAAACCTGAATTCAGGCCGGACAATACCCGAATGAGAATTCTTTTTGACAAATACGAGACCCAAAACCAAGCCACCGTTGAAATGGTAAAAAATAATGAATATCAATCTTTTACTTACGAATACAATAATGACAAATGGATTCTCATAAGCAAGGATTCTCATAACCGTTGAAGCAGAAAAAATCTACTTCCTCAATCAGGATCATTCATCCCAGTAGAGCGTGTTTCTCATTGAAAATATGGTAAAGACTAATATCACACACTCTGATAAATTTGTATATTCGTAATACACCAAAAATATTCATCAATATGAGATTTTTTCCCATGCTTTTCATGCTTTTCTTAAGCAGTTTGTTTCAAAGTCAAAGCAAACAGTTTTTCTATGAATATCATTTTATTCCGGATTCTACTGAAAAGAAACAAAGTATAACTGAAATAATGGTATTGGATATTGACAAAAAAAGATCTCTTTTTTTCGGGCAGGAAATGTACAGATCAGATTCCACTCTGCTCAGTGACTCCAAAAAAGGCATTTTTTCAATGCCTGCAGAAAAACCAATGATCGCTGATCAGGTCATTAAATATCCAAATTCTAATAAAATTGACTATATAAAATTAGTTTCATATGAAAAATATATTGTCAGCCAGGAAATAGAGCTTCTGTGGAAACTTACTTCTGAATTTAAAA
This is a stretch of genomic DNA from Chryseobacterium tructae. It encodes these proteins:
- a CDS encoding thrombospondin type 3 repeat-containing protein; this translates as MKKYLIFLLFSFSILQSQGIEDKQIFKKCKKEYSKKVCLSDEDQDGILFYLDKCPKQSGSIDNEGCAWPDTDNDGAIDKDDACPDVKGDPENQGCPWPDTDGDGILDKDDQCPTIPGIADLGGCLDNNCDEYLKKQKKTLEEFKVKNNAEKEKFALLRNVIFNNITPKFLSGNNIIVSIHVNTFINDNIKDCASRSSLWHDKQLFLDQLFWSEETFKYAGKKLKKNIFPTAEFGKYPIADILLKAYNDDGYYNFMKNFSRAPGIHDSSVDSKIYYYPSSPQKPEFRPDNTRMRILFDKYETQNQATVEMVKNNEYQSFTYEYNNDKWILISKDSHNR